In Penicillium psychrofluorescens genome assembly, chromosome: 5, a single window of DNA contains:
- a CDS encoding uncharacterized protein (ID:PFLUO_007970-T1.cds;~source:funannotate), translating to MLQWAGNGLTSYYLSKVLDTINVTNPKIQLVINACLSVWSFLSATVFATLVDRAGRRRLFLGGMGGMGIAYILWTICSAINEERDFKDRGFAAAVLLMIFIFNACYHMFSPVSPTYIMEVVQYSLRAKASMLYQLSGGLAGLYNSFANPVAMDAISWRYYIVWCCVIGVHLTIIYFFFPETKGKGLEEVAEIFDGPDALAGVNAMKSMGLDVNADKAVAIGFGQEAGLVAVKTETAHVERI from the coding sequence ATGCTCCAGTGGGCCGGCAACGGACTCACCTCTTACTATCTGTCCAAGGTGCTCGATACGATCAACGTCACCAACCCCAAGATCCAACTGGTCATCAACGCATGTTTATCCGTCTGGAGCTTTCTGTCAGCCACTGTTTTCGCGACTCTAGTGGATCGTGCTGGTCGACGACGCCTGTTCCTTGGGGGCATGGGAGGCATGGGAATTGCCTACATTCTGTGGACGATTTGCTCAGCAATCAACGAAGAACGAGACTTCAAGGATAGGGGCTTCGCTGCTGCAGTCCTCTTgatgatcttcatcttcaatgcGTGCTACCACATGTTCTCTCCCGTCTCGCCAACCTATATTATGGAAGTCGTCCAGTATTCGCTGCGCGCCAAGGCATCGATGTTGTACCAATTGTCTGGCGGTTTGGCCGGCCTTTATAACAGTTTTGCCAATCCCGTCGCCATGGATGCGATCTCATGGCGATACTACATTGTCTGGTGTTGTGTTATTGGTGTCCACTTAACTATAatatacttcttcttcccggaGACTAAAGGGAAAGGTCTGGAGGAGGTGGCTGAAATCTTCGATGGGCCTGATGCGCTGGCTGGTGTCAATGCCATGAAGAGCATGGGTCTGGATGTCAACGCAGACAAGGCGGTTGCAATTGGTTTCGGGCA
- a CDS encoding uncharacterized protein (ID:PFLUO_007971-T1.cds;~source:funannotate) — protein MLTDSENFEGLALKDVVPNDRKPFWKDGTLLKLNTLLLCALLSQVAAGYDGSMLNGMQSLPQWQKYFGEPTGTRLGAMTFGPTGGTLISVLVSSQLCERFGRRYPICGGATTVIIGSILQTAAVNYGMFVASRFVIGFGLGIVATAAPPLLSECAYPTHRGILVSFYLCTWSLGSLIAAWVTYGTFQMTDSSWSWRIPSILQSLFSFIQVVLSLFAPESPRWLIYQGRRQEALDVLTKYHGYGDPNSRLVRFEMAEITATLEVEKAQKLSHWKE, from the coding sequence ATGCTCACAGACTCTGAAAACTTCGAAGGGCTTGCGCTGAAAGATGTTGTTCCCAATGACCGCAAGCCCTTTTGGAAGGACGGCACCCTTCTCAAGCTGAACACTTTGCTGTTGTGTGCTCTACTCTCCCAGGTCGCCGCTGGCTACGACGGTAGCATGCTGAACGGCATGCAGTCGCTTCCTCAGTGGCAGAAATATTTCGGTGAACCGACGGGTACTCGCCTTGGAGCGATGACCTTTGGCCCGACTGGAGGAACGCTCATCTCGGTTCTGGTCTCCTCACAACTCTGTGAAAGGTTTGGCCGTCGCTATCCCATCTGCGGGGGAGCTACCACTGTTATCATCGGCTCCATTCTTCAAACAGCCGCTGTCAACTACGGTATGTTTGTCGCTTCTCGCTTCGTCATCGGCTTTGGACTGGGCATTGTAGCCACTGCGGCACCACCCCTGCTCTCCGAATGTGCTTACCCAACACATCGTGGTATTCTTGTCTCGTTCTATTTGTGCACATGGTCACTGGGTTCTTTGATTGCGGCCTGGGTTACCTATGGCACCTTCCAGATGACGGACTCGTCCTGGAGCTGGCGCATCCCCAGTATCCTGCagtctctcttctccttcatccaaGTCGTCCTGAGTCTGTTCGCCCCGGAGTCTCCGAGATGGCTCATCTACCAGGGACGCCGGCAGGAAGCGTTGGATGTCCTCACCAAATATCATGGGTACGGCGACCCGAATTCACGTCTTGTGCGGTTCGAAATGGCAGAGATCACAGCGACTttggaggtcgagaaggcgCAGAAGCTCTCTCACTGGAAAGAGTGA
- a CDS encoding uncharacterized protein (ID:PFLUO_007972-T1.cds;~source:funannotate), producing the protein MPLASVPADEWRKMQRTLLELFSENILAKMLRVAVEALENNVPPTVYPEFVPQHGDSAGKYFLRDADFWTCGFFPGILYLLRERAVRYPQVFPYLGHEGTRVPVSSSSLRHQLAELCCSWTGPVKAMMSRTDTHDMGFIIQPSLQKDWELTSNEDSLHAVLTAARSLASRYVPQVGVIRSWNILRQTDVLIASMTDDCLVIIDSMMNLDLLYYASKHLADSSLAEIATTHARTLLKSLLRPEPTPVGNDRSYKNPLYSTFHVVNFDPHSGGIKQHRTAQGYRADSTWARGQAWAIFGYAKTYNWTKDKDFLAAACGLADYFLWRLETAPLCVEQPAVGGELDCQKKIGRYVPLWDFDAPIEDESMPLRDSSAGVIAANGMMLLSQSLAVLGDTALAEQYQLAAMRIVSDTIELSLSRERAQLAGDPQNENIITVEDVVNGQRFDSILKNATANHNSQSHDHYSDHGLVYADYYLLEFGNQLLRMGLA; encoded by the exons ATGCCCCTGGCATCGGTCCCGGCAGATGAGTGGCGGAAAATGCAGCGAACACTGCTCGAGCTGTTCTCCGAAAACATCCTAGCTAAAATGCTAAGGGTGGCGGTCGAGGCGCTAGAGAATAAT GTTCCACCGACAGTCTATCCCGAATTTGTGCCGCAGCATGGCGACAGTGCAGGAAAGTACTTCCTGCGGGACGCTGACTTTTGGACATGCGGCTTCTTCCCGGGAATTCTGTACCTGTTGAGGGAACGGGCAGTGAGATATCCTCAAGTCTTCCCATACCTCGGCCATGAGGGTACAAGAGTACCTGTGTCGAGCTCGTCCCTGCGACACCAACTAGCCGAGCTCTGCTGCAGCTGGACTGGCCCAGTTAAAGCCATGATGTCGCGCACAGATACCCATGATATGGGGTTCATCATCCAGCCCTCTCTCCAGAAAGATTGGGAGTTGACCAGCAATGAGGATAGCCTGCATGCTGTTCTGACTGCTGCTCGCAGCCTAGCTAGTCGGTACGTGCCTCAGGTCGGGGTCATCCGCAGCTGGAATATCCTGCGACAAACGGATGTCTTAATTGCAAGCATGACAGATGATTGTCTGGTTATTATCGACAGCATGATGAATCTGGATTTGCTATATTACGCATCCAAGCATCTCGCAGACTCCAGCCTCGCAGAGATTGCCACCACACACGCGCGTACTCTCCTAAAATCACTGCTGAGACCAGAGCCTACCCCTGTGGGCAACGATAGGAGCTACAAGAACCCATTATATTCCACTTTCCATGTTGTCAACTTCGATCCCCACTCCGGGGGCATTAAGCAGCACCGCACAGCCCAGGGATATCGAGCCGACTCGACTTGGGCGCGCGGCCAGGCATGGGCAATTTTTGGCTACGCCAAAACGTACAACTGGACCAAGGATAAAGACTTTCTTGCCGCAGCATGTGGTCTAGCAGACTATTTCCTGTGGAGACTTGAGACTGCACCCCTCTGCGTAGAGCAGCCCGCTGTTGGTGGTGAGCTTGATTGCCAGAAGAAAATCGGTCGGTACGTACCTTTGTGGGACTTTGATGCCCCAATTGAGGATGAAAGCATGCCTTTGCGAGATTCTTCTGCTGGTGTTATTGCCGCCAACGGTATGATGCTTCTTTCGCAGTCACTGGCGGTGCTCGGGGACACGGCCCTAGCAGAGCAATATCAGCTGGCCGCGATGAGGATAGTGTCTGATACAATAGAATTATCTCTTTCAAGGGAACGAGCGCAGTTGGCTGGGGATCCACAAAACGAAAACATTATTACCGTCGAAGACGTGGTGAACGGACAACGGTTTGACTCCATTTTGAAGAATGCAACGGCAAATCACAATTCCCAGAGTCATGATCATTACAGTGATCACGGGCTAGTATACGCGGACTATTATCTTTTGGAATTTGGGAATCAGTTGTTGAGAATGGGCCTAGCATAG